DNA sequence from the Lysobacter silvisoli genome:
GGTGCGCAAGGGCGCCATCGCGACCTTCCTGGTGCCGGTGACCAACGCCGGCCCGGACGCCGCCGCCCAGCCCAAGCTGGTGCTGACCGGCAACGTCGCGGTGTCCGCCGCGGCCGTGGCCGCGCCGGCCGGCTGGACCTGCGCCCGCACCGCGGTGCCCACCGGCTTCCGCGCCGAGTGCAACCGCAGCAGCCACCTGAACCGCGGTACCCAGTGGTTCGCGCTGGCCGTGGTCGTGCCGGAACGTCCGGCCGTGGGCAGCGCCCTGGTGTTCGACGCGACCGTCAGCGCGCAGACCCCGGACCCGGTCGTCAGCAACAACAGCGACAGCATCAGCGTGCAGATCCGTCGCTGATTCCGGCTGCATAGCAACACGCGAAGGGCGCGGCGCAAGCCGCGCCCTTTTCCTTTGCGCAACCCATCTTTGGCTTTGGGGTAGGAGCGGCGTGAGCCGCGACCCGAACCTGCAAATGCAGCGGCGGTGTCGTCGTAGTTGTGTGGTCGCGGTCGCGGCTCACGCCGCTCCTACCCCAAAGTGGGGCGCTCCATACGCCTGCGTCCGCCGCCCGCCTAGCCCGTCCGGCGATTTTTTGCATGCCGCAGCGCGCAACGGCGCTTAACACGCCTTTGGGTATCATCGGCGCACCACGCAACGGCCGCCGCAAGGGCCGCTGCCGCAGCGCCAGGCCCGCAGCATGCAACCGCGGGCCCAGCCAGTCTGAACGGTCCGCGCGCCGGCACTGGATCCGGGCGCGACACGGTTCGGGCCTCCCCCCTCCTTAACTAGGGATTGCCCAGCGATGACCGTCGCCGCGAGCTTCGAAATCGAATACCTGCAATACCTCGGCCCCGACGGCACCCCCGTGGCCGAACTGCCGCCCGCCTTCCGCGACGCAAAGCAGCTACTGCCGCTGTTCAAGCAGATGCTGTTCGTGCGCGTGTTCGACAGCAAGGCCATCGCCCTGCAGCGCACCGGCAAGCTCGGCACCTACGCCGCCTGCCTGGGCCACGAGGCCACCCACGTCGGCATCGGCGCCTCGATGCAGCCCGACGACGTGTTCGCGCCCAGCTACCGCGAGTACGGCGCGCAGTTCATGCGCGGCGTGCTGCCGCGCGAAGTGCTGATGTACTGGGGCGGCGACGAACGCGGCAACGACTTCTCCGGGCCGAAGAAGGACTTCTCCTGGTGCGTGCCGATCTCGACCCAGTGCCTGCACGCCGCCGGCGCCGCGCTCGCGTTCAAGCTGCGCAAGGAAAAGAACCTGGCCGTGGCCTGCTGCGGCGACGGCGGTTCGTCCAAGACCGACTTCTACGCCGCGCTGAATTCCGCCGGCGCTTACCAGCTGCCGCTGATCCTGTGCGTGATCAACAACGGCTGGGCGATCTCGGTGCCGCGCTCGGCCCAGACCGGCGCCAAGACCCTGGCCCAGAAGGGCCTGGCCGGCGGCCTGCACTGCCTGCAGGTGGACGGCAACGACCTGATCGCTGTGCTCGAAGGCATGCGCCGCGCCGCCGAGCGCGCGCGCAACGGCGACGGCGGCAGCGTGATCGAATTCATGACCTACCGCCTGCACGATCACACCACCGCCGACGACGCCCGCCGCTACCGCGGCGAAGAGGAAGTCAAGGACGCCTGGACCCGCGACCCGGTGCCGCGCCTGCGCGCCTACCTGACCGCGCAGGGCGTGTGGAACGAGGCCGAGGAACAGGCCTGGGCCGAGGAATGCGCTTCCAAGGTCGACGTGGAAATCAACGCCTACCTGGAAACCCCGGTGCAGCCGGTGGAAGCCATGTTCGACTACCTCTACGCCGATCCGCCGCCGGACCTGCTCGCCCAACGCGCCGCCGCGCTCGCCCTGGAGGGCCGCCGATGAACGTCGATACCCAAGCCAAGGTCGACACCGCCAAGGCCGCCGCCGCGCCGGTCGCGATCACCCTGATCGAAGCCATCACCCAGGCCCTGGCCTACGAAATGCGCGCCGACGAGACCGTGCTGGTGCTGGGCGAGGACGTGGGCGTGAACGGCGGCGTGTTCCGCGCCACCGCCGGCCTGCAGCAGCAGTTCGGTCCCGAGCGCGTGCTCGACACGCCGCTGGACGAAACCACCATCGCCGGCCTCACCGTCGGCATGGCCGCGCAGGGCATGAAGCCGGTCGCCGAATCGCAGTTCGACGGCTTCGTCTACCCCATGGTCGACCACATCATCTGCCACGCCGCGCGTTTCCGTTACCGCACGCGCGGCCGCCTGCACTGCCCGATGGTGCTGCGCGTACCGTGGGGCGGCGGCATCCGCGCGCCCGAGCACCACAGCGAGGCCAACGAAGCCATCTTCACCAACGTGCCCGGCCTGCGCGTGGTCATGCCGTCCTCGCCCGCGCGCGCCTACGGCCTGCTGCTGGCCTCGATCCGCGACCCGGATCCGGTCATCTTCATGGAGCCCAAGCGCATCTACCGCCAGTACAAGGAAGTGGTCGCCGACGACGGCGAGGCGCTGCCGCTGGACGTGTGCTACGTGCTGCGCGACGGCAGCGACGTGACCCTGGTCAGCTGGGGCGCGCAGGTCAAGGAAGCGCTGGAAGCGGCCGACAAGCTCGCCGCCGAGGGCATCAGCGCCGAAGTCGTCGACGTGGCCACGCTGCGCCCGCTGGACTTCGCCACCATCGCCGAATCGGTGAGCAAGACCGGCCGCTGCGTGATCGTGCACGAGGCAGCCAAGACCGCCGGCTTCGGCGCCGAGATCGCCGCGCGCCTGGCCGAGGAGTCCATGTACGACCTGCGCGCGCCGGTCGAACGCGTGACCGGCTACGACACCCACATCCCGCTGTTCCGCCTGGAAATGAAATACCTGCCCAGCGTGGAACGCATCGTCGCCGCGGCCAAGCGCGCGCTGGCGGCGGGCTGAGCCCCGGGCGATGCGCCGCGCCCGCGTCGTCGTCGCCCACCGCGCCCCGGATCGCCCGCCGATCCGGGTCGCGCGCGGCCAGCGCGTGACCCTGGGCGACCGCGATCGCGACTGGCCGCAGTTCGTCTGGACCACCCTGGCCGAAGGCCACGGCGGCTGGGTGCCGGCGGCGCTGTTCGACGGCGACCACGGCCCGGCGACCGCGCTCAACGACTACGACACCCGCGAACTGGATGCCGAGGCCGACGAGATCGTGACGCTGCAGTACGAACTGGCCGACTGGTGGTGGGCGAGCAACGCGCGCGGCGACGAGGGTTGGATCCCGACGCGCGCGCTGGATCTCATCGACGAGGACGGACCATGAGCGGGGCCGACGTGAGCGACGACGCGATCAACCTGGCCGACAAGCTCGCCCGCTTCAGCGAGCACTGGTCGCCGCGCGTGGTCGCCGAAATGAACGACTACCAGTTCAAGCTGGTCAAGCTGCAGGGCGAATTCGTCTGGCATGCGCACGAGCACACCGACGAAGTGTTCATGGTGGTGCGCGGCAGCATGCAGATCGGCTTCCGCGACCGCGACGTGACCCTGCAAGAAGGCGAGATGTACGTGATCCCGCGCGGCGTGGAGCACATCACCCGCGCCGAGCACGAATGCCATGCCCTCATCATCGAGCCGCGCGGCGTGGTCAACACCGGCGACGCCGGCGGCGACCTGACCGCGCGCAACGACGTGTGGGTCTGACCCTTTCCGCCGCCGGCGCGTCCGGCGGACACCTTACGATCCGCAACCGCACAACCTAGAGACCGCCGAACCATGACCGACAAGAAGACCTTCCTGCTCCCCGACCTCGGCGAAGGACTGCCCGACGCGACCATCGTCGAGTGGGCGGTGAAGGTGGGCGACACGGTGCGCCTGGACGACACCCTGGTGTCGATGGAAACCGCCAAGGCCGTGGTCGAAGTGCCCTCGCCGGTGTCCGGCAAGGTGCTGAAGCTGGCCGGCGCCGCGGGCGACGTGATCGTCACCGGCACCATGCTGGCCGAGTTCGAGATGGACCCGAACCTGCCGCAGCGCGCCGACGGCCAGGACACCGGCCACCACCACGGCGGCGGCCACGCCGCACCGGCCGCAGCACCGGCGCCCGCCGCTGCCGCGCCCGAGGCTCCGGCCGAACGCGCCGACAGCGGCACCGTGGTCGGCGCCATGCAGAGCTCCGACGCCGTGCGCAGCGAGCAGGCCGTGGCCGTCGGCGGGATCAAGGCCATGCCGGCGGTGCGCGCGCTCGCGCGCAAGCTCGGCGTCGACCTGTCGCGCGTGCGCGCGACCGGCGCCGAGGGCGTGGTCACGATGGACGACGTCAAGCGCGCCGCCGCCGACGGCAGCGCGGCCGTGGGTGCCGCACCGGCGCGCGCCACTGCGGCCGCGCCCGTTGCAGCCGCAGCGCCGGCCGCCGCGCCGCAGCGCAGCGCGCTGTCCGCCTCCGGCCGCCCCATGCGCACCCAGCCGCCGGGCGTGTCCGTCACCGGCCAGCCCGAACAGCTCAAGGGCGTGCGCCGCAACATGGCCCGGGTCATGGCCGACTCGCACGCCAAGGTCGTGCCCACCACCCTCACCGACGACGCCGACATCCACGCCTGGGCGCCGGGCAACGACATCACCGGCCGCCTGGTCCGCGCCATCGTCGCCGCGTGCAAGGCCGTGCCCGCGCTCAACGCCTGGTTCGACGGCGAAGCGCTGACCCGCACCCTGCACCCGCACGTGGACATCGGCATCGCCGTGGACACCGACGACGGCCTGTTCGTGCCGGCGCTGCGCAACGCCGACGTGCTCGACGCGCGCGGCGTGCGCGAGGCGGTCAACCGCCTGCGCACCCAGGTCGAGGACCGCAGCATTCCGGCCTCGGAGCTGTCGGGCTACACCATCTCGCTGTCCAACTTCGGCATGTTCGCCGGGCGCTACGCCACCCCGGTGATCGTGCCGCCGACCGTGGCCATCATCGCCGCCGGCAAGGGCCGCCATCAGATGACTCCGGTGATGGGCGGCTTCGAATCGCACAAGGTCATTCCGCTGTCGCTGACCTTCGACCACCGCGCCTGCACCGGCGGCGAGGCCGCGCGCTTCCTCAAGACCATGCTGGACGACCTGGCGCGTCCCAACTAGAGCGCGCCGAACGCAAAGCCGCATGAGCCTGCACGCGCTCACGCCGATGCTGCGCACGCCGGACCTGGACGGCACGGCGGCGTTCTACACCGGCACGCTGGGTTTCGCCCAGCGCGCCGGCAGCGTCGACGAGGGCTGGATCGCGTTGCAGCGCGACGGCGTGGAGCTGATGCTCAGCGGTTTCAACGCGCACGAAAACGATACGGCGCCGGCCTTCACCGGTTCCTTATACCTGCGCACCGATGATGTCGATGGCTGGTGGCGCACGCTCAAGGATGCCGCCCGCGTGTGCTATCCCATCGAGGATTTCGCTTACGGCATGCGCGAGTTCGCCGTGTACGACAACAACGGCTACCTGCTGCAGTTCGGCCAGCCCATCGCCTCCTTCGACGCTCCGTGAGGTCCACGCCATGAGTCATCGCAGCCGCTTGGCCGGCTTCATCATCGATTGCCAAACCGGCGAGATCGCCGACGCCGCGCGCTTCTGGAGCGCGGCCCTGGGCCTGCAGCACGGCGAAACCGACGACGACGAAGGCGCGCTCTACGTCGACCTGCCGGGCCACGGTGCGCACCTGGCGATCATGGTGCAGAAGGTCGAGCACCCCTCGCGCGTGCACCTGGACATCGAAACCGACGACCTGGACGCCGAAGCCGACCGCCTGGAGAAACTGGGCGCCAAGCGCATAGCCTTCATCAAGCGCTGGTGGGTGATGGAAGCGCCCACGGGGCACCGCTTCTGCATCGTGCGGATGAAGCATCCGGAGCTGGGGCCGGCGCCTACGGTGTGGGACTAAGGGCGGCCCAGTCGCTGCTGAGAGCAAATCCCCCTCAATCCCCCTTTTCCAAAGGGGGAAGACAAGCCAAAGCGGGAACCGCGAACTCCGCACAGCAGCGCAACACCCCCCTTTTAAGCACCCCTTTTTAAGTTCCCCCCTTTGAAAAAGGGAGGCTAGGGGGATTTGCCGTTGCTGTTGCCGTTGCTGCCACCGCCTCGCCCAACAACCCTCACTCCCGCAACATAGTATCGTCCGCCACCACCCGATCCCGCCCCAGGTTCTTGGCCCGATACAAAGCCTGATCCGCCCGATCGAACACCCGCTCCGGCGTATCGCGCCCGGGCTCGCCCGCCGCCACGCCCACCGACACCGTCAGCGCGAACGGCAGCGACGAGCGCGCCACCCGCGCGCGGATGCGTTCGGCGATCTCGTACGCCTGCGCCAGCCGCGTGGCCGGCAGCACGATGAGGAATTCCTCGCCGCCGTAGCGCACCGCCACGTCGCCCTCGCGCACGCTGCTGGCCACCGCATCGGCCACGGCGCGCAGCGCGCGGTCGCCCAGCAGGTGGCCGTAGCGGTCGTTGACCTGCTTGAAGTGGTCCACATCCAGCAGCAGCAAGGCATACGGCGCGCTTTCCAGCTCGCGCATGGCCTCGGGGCTCCCACGCAGTTGCGCCAGCGCCGCGCGGTTGAGCAGGCCGGTCAGCGCATCGTGGCTGGCGCTGTGCTTGAGTTCCTCGTGGCGGCGCTGCAGGTCGGCCTGCGCCGCTTCCAGGCGATGGGCGAAGGCCTCGCGCTCGTTGAGCAGGCGCCGCTGCTCCAATGCGTAGCGGCGCAGCTCGAGCAGATGCTGGGTCTGCCGCGCCAGCGCTTCCAGGCCGGCGCGCTGCGCCGGGCGCAGCTCGCGCGGCTGCGCGTCCAGCACGCAGATCGTGCCCAGCGCATGACCGTCGGGGCTGAGCAGCGGCATGCCTGCGTAGAAACGCAGCGGGCGCCCGCCCAGGCTGACCACGCGGGTGCTGAAGCGCGGATCGTCGGCCACGTCCTGCACCACCAGCATTTGCTCGGGCGTGCGGATGGCGTAGTCGCAGATCGCCAACGCGCGCGGCGTTTGCGTCTGATCCAAACCCAAGCGCGCCTTGAACCATTGGCGGTCGCGATCGATCAACGAGATCGCCGCCGCCGGCGCATCGCACAGCGTCGCGGCCAGGCGCACCAGGTCGTCGTAGGCTTGTTCGGAAACGGTGTCCACCACCGCGTAGGCGTCGAGCGCGTCCTGGCGCTGCGCCTCCTCGGTGGGCGCCGGTACGGCGCGTAGTCGGGCGAGAGACATCGGGGTGGCAGGTAAGGAACACGCGCAGGCTACCGCTGCGGCAGCACCGGTCTTGTGACCGCCCTCACAGCTGCCGGGGCGGTAGCGCGCCCGTTAAGCCTGGCGCCATTCAGGCAGCTGAATCTGCCCCGGAAACCCCTGGAAGCCGCCTTCAAGCCGCCGCCTAGGCCCGGTCCAGCCAGACCTCCAGGCCCTGGGCATTGAGTTCGATGTCCATGGCCAGCAACTCGCGCACCTGCTCGGGCGCGAGCGCGCAGCCATGCGCGGCCGCGCGCGCGAGGTACAGCTCGCCCAGCGATGCGACCAGACGCGCATGCCGGTCCGGCCGGCCGTCGGCCGCGCGCGCCAGCGCCACCATCGCGTCGATCTGGCTCAGCAAGGCGTCGGCCATCGCCGCCACGTCGGTGACGGGGCCGTAATGGGTGAGCCGCATGGCCAGCGGATCGCGCGCGAGCAGCGTGCGGATCGAACGCTTGAGTGCATCGGGCTCGAACTGCACCGGCGTGGTCGTGGGGATCGCGAATGCCCCGCGCGCGCTGTCGAGTTCGCGATAGGACAGTCCGAAGGTGTCGCCGGTGAACCAGCTGCGGCTGTGCTCGTCCCACACGCACAGGTGATGGCGCGCGTGCCCGGGCGTGTCGATGCACAGCAGCGGACGTCCGGCCAGGTCGACGACGTGGCCGTCGCGCGCGACCACCACGCGTTCTTCGGGTATCGGCAGAATCTCGCCGTAACTGCGCGCGATCTCCTCCTCGCCGTACACCG
Encoded proteins:
- the pdhA gene encoding pyruvate dehydrogenase (acetyl-transferring) E1 component subunit alpha; translation: MTVAASFEIEYLQYLGPDGTPVAELPPAFRDAKQLLPLFKQMLFVRVFDSKAIALQRTGKLGTYAACLGHEATHVGIGASMQPDDVFAPSYREYGAQFMRGVLPREVLMYWGGDERGNDFSGPKKDFSWCVPISTQCLHAAGAALAFKLRKEKNLAVACCGDGGSSKTDFYAALNSAGAYQLPLILCVINNGWAISVPRSAQTGAKTLAQKGLAGGLHCLQVDGNDLIAVLEGMRRAAERARNGDGGSVIEFMTYRLHDHTTADDARRYRGEEEVKDAWTRDPVPRLRAYLTAQGVWNEAEEQAWAEECASKVDVEINAYLETPVQPVEAMFDYLYADPPPDLLAQRAAALALEGRR
- a CDS encoding alpha-ketoacid dehydrogenase subunit beta, which produces MNVDTQAKVDTAKAAAAPVAITLIEAITQALAYEMRADETVLVLGEDVGVNGGVFRATAGLQQQFGPERVLDTPLDETTIAGLTVGMAAQGMKPVAESQFDGFVYPMVDHIICHAARFRYRTRGRLHCPMVLRVPWGGGIRAPEHHSEANEAIFTNVPGLRVVMPSSPARAYGLLLASIRDPDPVIFMEPKRIYRQYKEVVADDGEALPLDVCYVLRDGSDVTLVSWGAQVKEALEAADKLAAEGISAEVVDVATLRPLDFATIAESVSKTGRCVIVHEAAKTAGFGAEIAARLAEESMYDLRAPVERVTGYDTHIPLFRLEMKYLPSVERIVAAAKRALAAG
- a CDS encoding SH3 domain-containing protein, yielding MRRARVVVAHRAPDRPPIRVARGQRVTLGDRDRDWPQFVWTTLAEGHGGWVPAALFDGDHGPATALNDYDTRELDAEADEIVTLQYELADWWWASNARGDEGWIPTRALDLIDEDGP
- a CDS encoding cupin domain-containing protein encodes the protein MSGADVSDDAINLADKLARFSEHWSPRVVAEMNDYQFKLVKLQGEFVWHAHEHTDEVFMVVRGSMQIGFRDRDVTLQEGEMYVIPRGVEHITRAEHECHALIIEPRGVVNTGDAGGDLTARNDVWV
- a CDS encoding dihydrolipoamide acetyltransferase family protein, with translation MTDKKTFLLPDLGEGLPDATIVEWAVKVGDTVRLDDTLVSMETAKAVVEVPSPVSGKVLKLAGAAGDVIVTGTMLAEFEMDPNLPQRADGQDTGHHHGGGHAAPAAAPAPAAAAPEAPAERADSGTVVGAMQSSDAVRSEQAVAVGGIKAMPAVRALARKLGVDLSRVRATGAEGVVTMDDVKRAAADGSAAVGAAPARATAAAPVAAAAPAAAPQRSALSASGRPMRTQPPGVSVTGQPEQLKGVRRNMARVMADSHAKVVPTTLTDDADIHAWAPGNDITGRLVRAIVAACKAVPALNAWFDGEALTRTLHPHVDIGIAVDTDDGLFVPALRNADVLDARGVREAVNRLRTQVEDRSIPASELSGYTISLSNFGMFAGRYATPVIVPPTVAIIAAGKGRHQMTPVMGGFESHKVIPLSLTFDHRACTGGEAARFLKTMLDDLARPN
- a CDS encoding bleomycin resistance protein, translated to MSLHALTPMLRTPDLDGTAAFYTGTLGFAQRAGSVDEGWIALQRDGVELMLSGFNAHENDTAPAFTGSLYLRTDDVDGWWRTLKDAARVCYPIEDFAYGMREFAVYDNNGYLLQFGQPIASFDAP
- a CDS encoding VOC family protein; this translates as MSHRSRLAGFIIDCQTGEIADAARFWSAALGLQHGETDDDEGALYVDLPGHGAHLAIMVQKVEHPSRVHLDIETDDLDAEADRLEKLGAKRIAFIKRWWVMEAPTGHRFCIVRMKHPELGPAPTVWD
- a CDS encoding GGDEF domain-containing protein is translated as MSLARLRAVPAPTEEAQRQDALDAYAVVDTVSEQAYDDLVRLAATLCDAPAAAISLIDRDRQWFKARLGLDQTQTPRALAICDYAIRTPEQMLVVQDVADDPRFSTRVVSLGGRPLRFYAGMPLLSPDGHALGTICVLDAQPRELRPAQRAGLEALARQTQHLLELRRYALEQRRLLNEREAFAHRLEAAQADLQRRHEELKHSASHDALTGLLNRAALAQLRGSPEAMRELESAPYALLLLDVDHFKQVNDRYGHLLGDRALRAVADAVASSVREGDVAVRYGGEEFLIVLPATRLAQAYEIAERIRARVARSSLPFALTVSVGVAAGEPGRDTPERVFDRADQALYRAKNLGRDRVVADDTMLRE
- a CDS encoding MBL fold metallo-hydrolase, with the protein product MTDHGITTIDTGFHRPVFDAAYLIVEQGRAAFVDCGTQHSVPSLLAALDAQGLAPEHVDWLILTHVHLDHAGGAGALMRRLPNARLAVHPRGAPHMIDPSRLVAGATAVYGEEEIARSYGEILPIPEERVVVARDGHVVDLAGRPLLCIDTPGHARHHLCVWDEHSRSWFTGDTFGLSYRELDSARGAFAIPTTTPVQFEPDALKRSIRTLLARDPLAMRLTHYGPVTDVAAMADALLSQIDAMVALARAADGRPDRHARLVASLGELYLARAAAHGCALAPEQVRELLAMDIELNAQGLEVWLDRA